A genomic segment from Nodosilinea sp. PGN35 encodes:
- the petD gene encoding cytochrome b6-f complex subunit IV, which yields MATIKKPDLSDPKLRDLLKQGMGHNYYGEPAWPNDLLYIFPVVILGTIACCVGLAVLDPALVGEPADPFATPLEILPEWYLYPTFQILRIVPSKLLGIGAMTAIPLGLMLVPFIESINKFQNPFRRPLATTVFLFGTAVTLWLGIGATFPIQESLTLGLF from the coding sequence ATGGCGACCATTAAAAAGCCGGATCTGAGCGATCCTAAGTTAAGAGACCTGCTCAAGCAGGGCATGGGCCACAACTACTACGGCGAACCGGCCTGGCCCAACGACCTGCTCTACATTTTTCCCGTGGTGATTTTGGGCACCATCGCCTGCTGTGTGGGTCTAGCGGTGCTAGATCCTGCTCTGGTGGGTGAACCCGCTGACCCCTTTGCTACTCCGCTCGAAATTCTGCCGGAGTGGTACCTGTACCCCACATTCCAGATTCTGCGGATTGTGCCGAGCAAGCTGCTGGGTATTGGCGCGATGACCGCGATTCCCTTGGGGCTGATGCTGGTGCCCTTCATTGAGAGCATCAACAAGTTTCAAAATCCCTTCCGCCGTCCCCTGGCCACCACTGTGTTTCTGTTTGGCACGGCTGTGACTCTTTGGCTAGGGATTGGGGCGACCTTCCCCATTCAAGAGTCGCTGACCCTGGGCCTGTTCTAA
- the petB gene encoding cytochrome b6, producing the protein MFTKQVTDSKAFQWFNERLEIQALADDISSKYVPPHVNIFYCLGGITLTCFLIQFATGFAMTFYYKPTVTEAFSSVQYLMTDVNFGWLIRSIHRWSASMMVLMMILHVFRVYLTGGFKKPRELTWVTGVVLAVITVTFGVTGYSLPWDQVGYWAVKIVSGVPGAIPVVGTTVVELMRGGEAVGQATLTRFYSLHTFVLPWAIAVFMLLHFLMIRKQGISGPL; encoded by the coding sequence ATGTTTACTAAGCAAGTTACTGACTCTAAGGCCTTCCAATGGTTTAACGAGCGGCTGGAGATTCAGGCCCTGGCCGACGACATCTCTAGCAAGTACGTGCCGCCCCACGTCAATATCTTCTATTGCCTGGGCGGCATTACCCTGACCTGCTTCTTGATCCAGTTTGCCACTGGGTTTGCGATGACCTTTTACTACAAACCCACGGTCACTGAAGCATTCAGTTCTGTGCAGTACCTGATGACCGACGTCAACTTCGGCTGGCTGATTCGCTCTATCCACCGCTGGTCCGCCAGCATGATGGTGCTGATGATGATTCTCCACGTGTTTCGGGTGTACCTCACGGGCGGCTTTAAGAAGCCCCGCGAGCTGACCTGGGTGACCGGCGTGGTATTGGCCGTCATTACCGTGACCTTTGGCGTTACCGGTTACTCCCTTCCCTGGGATCAGGTGGGCTACTGGGCGGTGAAGATTGTGTCTGGAGTGCCCGGTGCCATTCCCGTTGTGGGCACGACCGTAGTTGAGTTGATGCGCGGTGGCGAGGCCGTTGGCCAAGCTACCCTGACCCGCTTCTACAGCCTGCACACCTTCGTTCTGCCCTGGGCGATCGCGGTGTTCATGCTGCTGCACTTTCTGATGATTCGCAAGCAGGGAATCTCTGGCCCTCTCTAG
- the ctpA gene encoding carboxyl-terminal processing protease CtpA, producing the protein MIKPLLRLSIFSLCLIGLAVGGLSAGPALALTGEQNLVAEVWRIVNRAYVDETFNHQNWWFTRQRALDRPLASRDDTYQAIQDMLAGLEDPYTRLLPPEQYRSLQTSTAGALTGVGLQISKDEHPGWLRVIAPIEGSPAEQAGIQPQDVVLEIDGVATTELTLDEAAARMRGQRGTTVTLQLRRPDETNPRQVSLTRDVITLNPVVAALKTTPAGQRVGYLRLSQFNGNASEKVASAIRTLADQGAEGYLLDLRNNPGGLLQAGIEIARLWLPQGTIVYTVNRQGILDSFEAFGQAITDAPLVVLVNEGTASASEILAGALQDNGRATLVGSTTFGKGLIQSLFDLSDGAGLAVTVAKYETPAHHDINKLGIKPDRIVASVPLSRDTVATDADPQYQAALEMLSQATVLASAS; encoded by the coding sequence ATGATCAAACCCCTGTTGCGTCTTTCTATTTTCAGTCTTTGCCTGATTGGGCTAGCGGTTGGCGGACTGTCAGCAGGCCCCGCCCTAGCCCTTACCGGAGAGCAAAACCTGGTGGCAGAGGTGTGGCGCATTGTGAATCGAGCCTACGTAGACGAGACCTTTAACCACCAAAACTGGTGGTTTACCCGTCAGCGCGCCCTCGATCGCCCCCTGGCCAGTCGAGATGACACCTACCAGGCCATTCAGGATATGCTGGCCGGGCTAGAGGACCCCTACACGCGGCTGCTGCCCCCTGAACAGTACCGCAGTTTGCAAACCAGCACCGCCGGGGCGCTGACCGGAGTCGGGCTGCAAATTTCTAAGGACGAACACCCCGGCTGGCTGCGGGTGATTGCCCCGATTGAAGGGTCTCCGGCGGAGCAGGCGGGCATTCAACCCCAGGATGTGGTGCTTGAAATCGACGGGGTGGCCACCACAGAGCTAACCCTAGATGAAGCCGCGGCTCGGATGCGGGGCCAGCGCGGCACCACCGTTACCCTGCAACTGCGCCGCCCCGACGAGACCAACCCTCGCCAGGTCTCACTGACCCGCGATGTGATTACCCTCAACCCGGTGGTAGCGGCGCTCAAAACCACCCCTGCTGGGCAGCGGGTGGGCTACCTGCGGCTGAGCCAGTTCAACGGCAATGCCTCTGAGAAAGTGGCCAGTGCGATTCGAACCCTGGCCGACCAGGGGGCGGAGGGTTACCTGCTCGATCTGCGCAACAACCCCGGTGGCCTGCTACAGGCTGGCATCGAAATCGCGCGGCTGTGGCTGCCCCAGGGCACCATCGTCTACACGGTCAACCGCCAGGGCATTTTGGATAGCTTTGAGGCCTTTGGTCAGGCGATTACCGACGCTCCCCTGGTGGTGCTGGTCAACGAGGGCACCGCCAGCGCCAGCGAAATTTTGGCCGGGGCGCTGCAGGACAATGGCCGAGCCACCCTGGTGGGCAGCACCACCTTCGGCAAGGGGCTGATTCAGTCGCTGTTTGACCTGTCAGACGGGGCAGGGCTGGCGGTGACCGTGGCCAAGTACGAGACCCCGGCCCACCACGACATCAATAAATTAGGCATCAAACCCGATCGCATCGTCGCCAGCGTGCCCCTCAGCCGTGACACCGTGGCCACCGATGCCGACCCCCAGTACCAAGCGGCGTTGGAGATGCTGAGTCAGGCGACGGTGCTGGCCAGTGCCTCTTGA
- a CDS encoding HD domain-containing protein, with translation MPLEPWPQAGPPKASRSYHDPLHGAITLHASDPDEALLTQLIDTPAFQRLRRIRQLGPASLTFHGAESSRFTHSLGVMAIARRAFDQIQRRYPELAPHRATVLVAALLHDIGHGPFSHTAEEVFGLEHEHWTRRMVRELPEIHDALETHSAGLAAAVDQVYTHAHPIALVWQLVSSQLDCDRLDYLLRDSYFTGASYGQLDLDRILMALRFEPASGRLVVAHKGLSAIEHYLVVRHFMYVQVYNHPKNISVTWLLERAFERARADLLIGKLEADPTVTAWLLTPDRPLSLETYLAGDDIVFTYHLQRWRHSPDLLLADLCRRYLDRDLLKTLEVTRLSVDQQQDLLNSVRTHLEQQGYSGEQYSGLRRTWSRGYTTYNAGISLHSDNAFVDIKDLSPLVQTLSQPFERTWLLYPREIHPWLRQIWASYSAAAPEAE, from the coding sequence GTGCCTCTTGAACCCTGGCCCCAGGCGGGGCCGCCCAAGGCCAGTCGCTCGTACCACGACCCGCTGCATGGGGCGATTACGCTGCACGCCAGCGACCCCGACGAGGCGCTGCTGACCCAGCTGATCGATACGCCCGCGTTCCAGCGGCTGCGGCGAATTCGCCAGCTCGGCCCGGCCAGCCTCACCTTTCACGGGGCGGAAAGCTCGCGCTTTACCCATTCGCTGGGGGTAATGGCGATCGCTCGCCGCGCCTTTGACCAGATTCAGCGGCGCTACCCGGAGCTGGCCCCCCACCGGGCCACGGTGCTGGTGGCGGCCCTGCTCCACGACATTGGCCACGGCCCCTTTAGCCACACTGCCGAAGAGGTGTTTGGCCTGGAGCACGAGCACTGGACTCGGCGCATGGTGCGCGAGCTGCCGGAGATTCACGACGCCCTGGAGACGCACTCGGCGGGGCTGGCGGCGGCGGTGGATCAGGTCTACACCCACGCGCACCCAATTGCGCTGGTGTGGCAGCTAGTCTCTAGCCAGCTCGACTGCGATCGCCTCGACTACCTGCTGCGCGACAGCTACTTCACCGGGGCTAGCTACGGCCAGCTCGACCTCGATCGCATTCTCATGGCCCTGCGGTTTGAGCCCGCCAGCGGTCGCCTGGTGGTGGCCCACAAGGGTTTGTCTGCGATCGAGCACTACCTGGTGGTGCGCCACTTTATGTATGTGCAGGTGTACAACCATCCCAAAAACATCTCCGTCACCTGGCTGCTAGAACGGGCCTTTGAGCGGGCTAGAGCCGATTTGCTGATTGGCAAGCTAGAGGCCGATCCCACGGTAACCGCCTGGCTGCTCACCCCCGATCGCCCCCTTTCCCTGGAGACCTACCTGGCAGGCGACGACATTGTGTTTACCTACCATCTCCAGCGGTGGCGACACAGCCCCGACCTGCTGCTGGCCGACCTGTGCCGCCGCTACCTCGATCGCGACCTGCTCAAAACCCTGGAAGTGACCCGGCTGTCGGTAGATCAGCAGCAGGATCTCCTCAACAGCGTCCGCACCCACCTAGAGCAGCAGGGCTACAGCGGCGAACAGTACAGCGGCCTGCGCCGCACCTGGAGCCGGGGCTACACTACCTACAACGCAGGCATTTCTCTCCACAGCGACAACGCCTTTGTCGATATCAAAGATCTCTCGCCCCTGGTACAGACCCTCAGCCAGCCCTTTGAGCGCACCTGGCTGCTCTACCCGCGAGAAATTCACCCCTGGCTGCGGCAAATCTGGGCCTCCTATAGCGCCGCCGCCCCTGAGGCGGAATAG
- a CDS encoding DNA polymerase III subunit alpha produces MSFVGLHIHSAYSLLDGASQLPQLVERAKQLEMPAIALTDHGVMYGAIELIKVCKGAGIKPIIGNEMYLINGDIAQQQRRPRYHQVVLAKNTQGYKNLVKLTTISHLQGVQGKGIFSRPCINKDLLEQYHEGLIVTSACLGGEVPQAILQKRPDVARKVAQWYKDLFGEDYYLEIQDHGSPEDRVVNVELLKIARELDIKVICTNDSHYISCNDVEAHDALLCIQTGKLLTEDKRLRYSGTEYVKSADEMRRLFRDHIPEDVIEEAIANTLEVADKVEEYTGILGQPRIPDFPIPEGFDGAPEYMAHVAREGLVARMKVASYGEIEAEYRDRLEYEIEMMIQMGFPTYFLVVWDYIRFARDNNIPVGPGRGSAAGSLVAYAMGITNIDPIHHGLLFERFLNPERKSMPDIDTDFCIDRREEVIQYVTRRYGEERVAQIITFNRMTSKAVLKDVARVLDIPYAESDRMAKLIPVARGKPTKLKVMISDDTPAPEFKEKYDNDPQTQRWIDMALRIEGTNKTFGMHAAGVVISKDPLDEIVPLQRNNDGQVITQYYMEDVEALGLLKMDFLGLRNLTMIQKTLELIEANHGTKIDPDDLPMDDPATFKLLEKGDLGGVFQLESSGMRQIVRDLKPSGLEDISSVLALYRPGPLDAGLIPKFINRKHGREKIDFADEILKPILSETYGIMVYQEQIMKIAQDMGGYSLGQADLLRRAMGKKKMSEMLKHQENFVGGAMQKGVAKKVAEELWDQMVKFAEYCLSADTELLTLEYGPLTIGEIVAKRIPCHVFSVDDHGYVYTQPVAQWHDRGQQEVFEYHLDDGTTIRATADHQFMTETGEMRAIDEIFQRGLELKQVEALWPQVLRCA; encoded by the coding sequence ATGTCCTTTGTTGGTCTCCACATCCACAGTGCCTACAGCCTGCTCGACGGGGCCAGCCAGCTGCCGCAGCTAGTGGAGCGGGCCAAACAACTGGAGATGCCTGCGATCGCCCTCACCGACCACGGGGTGATGTACGGCGCGATCGAGCTGATTAAGGTCTGCAAAGGGGCGGGCATCAAGCCGATCATCGGCAACGAGATGTACCTGATCAACGGCGACATTGCGCAGCAGCAGCGCCGCCCCCGCTACCACCAGGTGGTGCTGGCCAAAAACACCCAGGGCTACAAAAACCTGGTCAAGCTCACCACTATCTCCCACCTCCAGGGCGTCCAGGGCAAGGGCATTTTCTCCCGCCCCTGCATCAATAAGGATCTGCTGGAGCAGTACCACGAGGGGCTGATCGTCACCAGCGCCTGCCTGGGCGGCGAGGTGCCCCAGGCGATTCTGCAGAAGCGGCCCGACGTGGCCCGCAAGGTGGCCCAGTGGTACAAAGACCTGTTTGGCGAAGATTACTACCTCGAAATTCAAGACCACGGCTCCCCCGAAGACCGGGTGGTGAACGTGGAGCTGCTCAAGATCGCCCGGGAGCTGGACATCAAAGTCATCTGCACCAACGACTCCCACTACATCTCCTGCAACGATGTGGAGGCCCACGACGCCCTGCTCTGCATCCAGACCGGCAAGCTGCTGACCGAAGACAAGCGCCTGCGCTACAGCGGCACCGAGTATGTCAAATCCGCCGACGAGATGCGGCGGTTGTTTCGCGACCACATCCCTGAAGATGTGATCGAGGAGGCGATCGCCAACACCCTGGAGGTGGCCGACAAAGTCGAAGAGTACACCGGCATCCTGGGCCAGCCCCGCATTCCCGATTTCCCGATTCCAGAAGGGTTTGACGGCGCGCCCGAGTATATGGCCCACGTGGCGCGGGAAGGGCTGGTAGCGCGGATGAAGGTGGCCAGCTATGGCGAGATTGAGGCGGAGTACCGCGATCGCCTCGAGTACGAAATCGAGATGATGATCCAGATGGGGTTCCCCACCTACTTCCTGGTGGTGTGGGACTACATCCGCTTCGCCCGCGACAACAACATCCCCGTCGGCCCCGGTCGCGGCTCGGCGGCGGGGTCGCTGGTGGCCTACGCCATGGGCATCACCAACATCGACCCCATCCACCACGGCCTGCTGTTCGAGCGCTTCCTCAACCCCGAGCGCAAGTCGATGCCCGATATTGACACCGACTTCTGCATCGATCGCCGGGAAGAAGTGATCCAGTACGTCACCCGCCGCTACGGCGAGGAGCGCGTCGCCCAGATCATCACCTTCAACCGCATGACCTCCAAGGCGGTGCTCAAAGACGTGGCCCGGGTGCTGGATATTCCCTACGCCGAGTCCGACCGGATGGCGAAGCTGATCCCCGTGGCCCGGGGCAAGCCCACCAAGCTCAAGGTGATGATCTCCGACGACACCCCCGCCCCCGAGTTCAAAGAAAAGTACGACAACGATCCCCAGACCCAGCGGTGGATCGATATGGCCCTGCGGATCGAGGGCACCAACAAAACCTTCGGCATGCACGCCGCCGGGGTGGTGATCTCCAAAGACCCCCTCGACGAAATTGTGCCCCTCCAGCGCAACAACGACGGCCAGGTGATCACCCAGTACTACATGGAGGACGTCGAAGCCCTGGGCCTCTTAAAGATGGACTTTTTGGGTCTGCGCAACCTGACCATGATCCAAAAAACCCTGGAGCTGATCGAGGCCAACCACGGCACCAAAATCGACCCCGACGACCTGCCCATGGACGACCCCGCCACCTTCAAACTGCTGGAGAAGGGCGACCTGGGCGGCGTCTTCCAGCTAGAGTCCTCCGGCATGCGCCAGATCGTCCGCGACCTCAAGCCCTCCGGCCTCGAAGACATTTCCTCTGTGCTGGCCCTCTACCGCCCCGGCCCCCTGGATGCGGGGCTGATCCCCAAATTCATCAACCGCAAGCACGGGCGCGAAAAAATCGACTTCGCCGACGAAATCCTCAAACCCATCCTCAGCGAAACCTACGGCATCATGGTCTACCAGGAGCAGATCATGAAAATCGCCCAGGACATGGGCGGCTACTCCCTCGGCCAGGCCGACCTGCTGCGGCGGGCGATGGGTAAAAAGAAAATGTCTGAAATGCTCAAGCACCAGGAGAACTTCGTCGGCGGGGCAATGCAGAAGGGCGTCGCCAAAAAGGTAGCCGAAGAACTCTGGGACCAGATGGTCAAGTTCGCCGAATACTGCCTCAGCGCCGACACCGAACTGCTGACGCTGGAATATGGCCCCCTCACCATCGGTGAAATCGTCGCTAAACGCATCCCCTGCCATGTCTTCAGCGTGGATGACCACGGCTATGTCTACACCCAGCCCGTGGCCCAGTGGCACGATCGCGGCCAGCAGGAGGTGTTTGAATACCACCTCGACGACGGCACCACGATCCGCGCCACCGCCGACCACCAGTTTATGACTGAGACCGGGGAGATGCGGGCGATCGACGAAATCTTCCAGCGTGGGCTAGAGTTGAAGCAGGTCGAGGCCCTCTGGCCACAGGTGCTGCGGTGCGCGTGA
- a CDS encoding UPF0175 family protein has translation MSVTIPDDIVQSAQMTEAELKVEIAVMLYKQQKISSGKARAWTGLSVIEFQHELAKRGLFINYDVEDLEADIKTLKSLDLL, from the coding sequence ATGAGCGTTACCATTCCCGATGACATCGTTCAGTCAGCCCAGATGACTGAGGCCGAGCTAAAGGTAGAAATTGCTGTCATGTTGTATAAACAGCAAAAGATTAGCAGTGGCAAAGCTCGCGCTTGGACTGGATTAAGCGTAATTGAGTTTCAGCATGAGCTGGCGAAGCGTGGGTTGTTTATCAACTACGATGTAGAGGATTTAGAAGCTGACATTAAAACTCTGAAATCGCTAGATTTACTGTGA
- a CDS encoding DUF3368 domain-containing protein, with protein MIVVSDTSPITNLASIGQLGLLHYLYGSIVIPEAVYNEMVAAGKLVPGAIEVQTLPWIQVQNIGNVQKVADLQASQNNIDLGEAAAIALALELNAELLLMDERRGRTLAQNCGLNVTGLLGVLLQAKRKGLIPLIKPIIDELIDKADFRLSKHLYMTVLEAAGELE; from the coding sequence GTGATTGTTGTTAGTGATACTTCGCCAATCACCAATCTTGCCTCTATTGGTCAGTTAGGCTTGCTACACTATCTTTACGGTAGCATTGTCATCCCTGAAGCGGTTTATAACGAGATGGTAGCCGCAGGAAAGCTAGTGCCGGGAGCGATTGAAGTACAAACTCTACCCTGGATTCAAGTTCAAAACATTGGCAATGTTCAAAAAGTTGCTGACCTGCAAGCCAGCCAAAATAATATTGATCTGGGCGAGGCAGCGGCGATTGCTCTAGCACTCGAACTCAATGCAGAATTGCTTTTGATGGATGAACGCCGGGGCAGAACACTAGCTCAAAACTGTGGGCTCAATGTGACTGGGCTGCTCGGCGTTTTGTTGCAGGCTAAACGCAAGGGTTTAATTCCTCTGATCAAACCCATAATAGATGAACTAATAGATAAAGCTGATTTTCGACTCAGCAAGCATCTGTATATGACAGTTTTGGAAGCTGCGGGCGAGTTGGAGTAG
- the moaA gene encoding GTP 3',8-cyclase MoaA — translation MPTIDYLRISLVDRCNFQCQYCMPEGIDLQYLPQGEWLTRAELRQLLQEVFMPLGFSNFRLTGGEPLVRPGIVDIVRDIAELPGTRDLALTTNAFLLSGLAQHLWDAGLRRINISLDSLDPVIFDQIVGGRGRSRWPQVWEGIQAAHRVGFSPLKLNVVVIPGVNDHEVLELAALTLDRQWHVRFIEFMPIGNDSLFAEKGWVDSAMLRDRIRQRWGLSEGAVRGNGPADVFQIPGAKGTVGFISQMSECFCDRCNRMRLSADGWLRPCLLNETGQIDLKTPLRQGVATAELKRQVAALLADKPEINYKMRQSGTTGTYQRTMSQIGG, via the coding sequence ATGCCCACCATTGACTACCTCCGCATCAGCCTGGTCGATCGCTGCAATTTTCAGTGTCAGTACTGCATGCCGGAGGGGATTGATTTGCAGTACCTGCCCCAGGGGGAATGGTTGACCCGCGCCGAACTGCGGCAGCTGTTGCAGGAGGTGTTTATGCCCCTGGGATTCTCAAACTTTCGGCTGACGGGGGGTGAACCGCTGGTCAGGCCGGGGATAGTCGATATTGTGCGCGACATTGCTGAACTGCCGGGCACCCGAGATCTAGCTTTGACCACCAACGCCTTTTTGCTCAGCGGCCTGGCGCAGCATCTCTGGGATGCCGGGCTGCGGCGCATCAATATCAGCCTCGATTCGTTAGACCCGGTGATTTTTGATCAGATCGTGGGCGGGCGGGGCAGGTCGCGCTGGCCCCAGGTGTGGGAGGGAATTCAGGCGGCTCACCGGGTGGGCTTTTCGCCGCTGAAGCTCAACGTGGTGGTGATTCCCGGCGTCAACGACCACGAGGTGCTGGAGCTGGCGGCACTCACCCTCGATCGCCAGTGGCACGTGCGGTTTATCGAATTTATGCCCATTGGCAACGACAGTCTGTTTGCGGAGAAGGGCTGGGTGGATTCGGCAATGCTGCGCGATCGCATTCGCCAGCGCTGGGGCCTGAGCGAGGGCGCGGTGCGGGGCAACGGCCCGGCGGATGTGTTCCAGATTCCGGGGGCAAAGGGCACGGTGGGGTTTATTAGCCAGATGTCGGAGTGCTTCTGCGATCGCTGCAACCGCATGCGCCTGTCTGCCGACGGCTGGCTGCGCCCCTGCCTGCTCAACGAAACCGGGCAGATCGACCTCAAAACTCCCCTGCGCCAGGGTGTTGCTACTGCCGAACTCAAGCGTCAGGTGGCCGCTCTGCTGGCCGATAAACCCGAGATCAACTACAAAATGCGCCAGTCGGGCACTACGGGCACCTACCAGCGCACCATGTCGCAAATTGGCGGATAG
- a CDS encoding class I fructose-bisphosphate aldolase encodes MVTALSSPNTIADWLGDEAESLLQYKAKVSKSTLHLPGPDWVDRIFAQSDRNPQVLRSLQQLYGSGRLANTGYLSILPVDQGIEHSAGASFAPNPMYFDPQNIVELAIAGGCNAVATTLGVLGSVSRRYAHKIPFIVKLNHNELLTAPNRFDQIMFADVEQAWNLGAVAVGATIYFGSEESTRQIQEVSAAFQRAHELGMATILWCYLRSSDFKQDQDYHTAADLTGQANHLGVTIEADIIKQKLPTNNNGYGAVAKAIGGTYGKTHKLIYSDLTTDHPIDLTRYQVLNCYAGRMGLINSGGGSGDSDFAEAVRTAVINKRAGGMGLISGRKTFQRDFKEGVKLFHLIQDVYLSDAVTIA; translated from the coding sequence ATGGTAACCGCTCTATCATCCCCCAATACGATCGCCGACTGGCTCGGTGATGAAGCTGAATCGCTCCTGCAGTACAAAGCCAAAGTCTCAAAATCAACGCTGCACCTGCCGGGGCCAGACTGGGTCGATAGAATTTTCGCCCAGAGCGATCGCAATCCCCAGGTGCTCCGCAGCCTGCAGCAGCTCTACGGCAGCGGCCGCCTGGCCAATACCGGCTACCTCTCCATTCTGCCGGTGGACCAGGGCATTGAGCACTCCGCCGGGGCCTCCTTTGCGCCCAACCCCATGTACTTTGACCCGCAGAATATCGTCGAGCTGGCGATCGCCGGGGGCTGCAACGCCGTCGCCACCACTCTGGGCGTGTTGGGCAGCGTGTCGCGCCGCTACGCCCACAAAATTCCCTTTATCGTCAAGCTCAACCACAACGAGCTGCTGACGGCCCCCAACCGCTTTGACCAGATCATGTTTGCCGATGTCGAGCAGGCCTGGAACCTGGGCGCGGTGGCCGTGGGGGCCACCATCTACTTCGGCTCCGAGGAGTCAACCCGCCAGATCCAGGAGGTCAGTGCCGCCTTCCAGCGCGCCCACGAGCTGGGTATGGCCACCATTCTCTGGTGCTACCTGCGCAGCAGCGACTTCAAGCAAGACCAGGACTACCACACCGCCGCCGACCTCACCGGCCAGGCCAACCACCTGGGCGTCACCATCGAGGCCGACATCATCAAGCAAAAGCTGCCCACCAACAACAACGGCTATGGCGCGGTCGCCAAGGCGATCGGCGGCACCTACGGCAAAACCCACAAGCTCATCTACAGCGACCTCACCACCGACCACCCCATCGATCTCACCCGTTACCAGGTGCTCAACTGCTACGCGGGCCGCATGGGGCTGATCAACTCCGGCGGCGGCTCCGGCGACAGCGACTTTGCCGAGGCCGTGCGCACCGCCGTGATCAACAAGCGGGCCGGGGGCATGGGGCTAATTTCGGGCCGCAAGACCTTCCAGCGCGACTTCAAAGAAGGGGTGAAACTGTTCCACCTGATTCAGGACGTATACTTGTCCGACGCGGTTACTATCGCTTAA
- a CDS encoding methyltransferase domain-containing protein — protein sequence MNLISGLGLLLALLAGGAAFYLLTPRRYESSSSVANSYDQWTEDGILEFYWGEHIHLGHYGPPPRRKNFLQAKADFVHEMVRWGGLDQLPTGTAVLDVGCGIGGSSRILARDYGFEVTGVTISPNQVKRAQQLTPAGVTARFQVDDAMALSFPDASFDVVWSVEAGPHMPDKAVFARELLRVLKPGGVLVVADWNQRDDRKVPLKGWEKPVMRQLLDQWSHPAFASIEGFAEQLAATGLVAGTVTTADWTRETLPSWLASIWQGILRPAGLVKFGLPGFVKSVREVPTLLLMRLAFGAGLCRFGMFRAVRANPTTSAD from the coding sequence ATGAATCTAATATCTGGTCTTGGCCTGTTGCTGGCTCTTTTGGCGGGGGGCGCGGCGTTCTACCTGCTCACTCCCCGACGCTACGAGTCCTCTAGCTCCGTGGCCAATTCCTACGATCAGTGGACCGAAGACGGCATTCTGGAATTTTACTGGGGCGAGCACATTCACCTGGGCCACTACGGGCCGCCGCCCCGCCGCAAAAACTTTTTGCAGGCCAAGGCTGATTTTGTGCACGAAATGGTGCGCTGGGGGGGCCTAGACCAGCTGCCTACGGGCACAGCGGTACTCGATGTGGGCTGTGGTATTGGCGGCAGCAGCCGCATTCTCGCCCGCGACTACGGCTTTGAGGTTACCGGCGTCACTATTAGCCCCAACCAGGTCAAGCGGGCGCAGCAGCTCACCCCCGCCGGGGTGACGGCCCGTTTCCAGGTCGATGACGCCATGGCGCTGTCGTTTCCCGACGCCAGCTTTGATGTGGTCTGGTCGGTGGAGGCTGGCCCCCATATGCCCGACAAGGCGGTGTTTGCCCGCGAACTGCTGCGGGTGCTAAAGCCGGGCGGGGTGCTGGTAGTGGCCGACTGGAACCAGCGAGATGACCGCAAAGTTCCCCTCAAGGGTTGGGAAAAGCCGGTGATGCGCCAGCTGCTCGACCAGTGGTCGCACCCGGCCTTCGCCAGCATCGAAGGGTTTGCCGAGCAGCTGGCGGCCACTGGTCTGGTGGCCGGAACCGTAACCACCGCCGACTGGACGCGGGAAACCCTGCCCTCCTGGCTGGCCTCGATCTGGCAGGGCATCCTTCGTCCGGCGGGACTGGTGAAATTTGGTCTGCCAGGGTTTGTCAAATCGGTGCGGGAAGTGCCTACCCTGCTGCTGATGCGGCTGGCCTTTGGCGCTGGTCTGTGCCGCTTTGGTATGTTTCGCGCGGTGCGGGCTAATCCAACTACCTCTGCTGACTGA
- a CDS encoding thioesterase family protein: MGYVYEHQIRFHETDAAGVVYFANGLVLCHAAYEASLAAAGLDVGAFFRAETVAYPIVHTSMDYRRPLRCGDRITIHLTPTRLDDSGFEIQYQLKLDDALAAQGVTRHVCIAVDSRRRAPLPTDLEQWLARWGAARSQPGEQP, encoded by the coding sequence GTGGGCTACGTCTATGAGCATCAGATCCGGTTTCACGAAACCGATGCCGCCGGAGTGGTGTATTTTGCCAACGGGTTAGTGCTGTGCCACGCGGCCTACGAGGCCTCTCTGGCGGCGGCAGGGCTCGATGTGGGAGCGTTTTTTCGGGCTGAAACGGTGGCCTACCCCATTGTTCACACCAGCATGGATTACCGTCGTCCGCTGCGGTGCGGCGATCGCATCACCATTCACCTTACCCCCACCCGCCTAGATGACAGCGGTTTTGAGATTCAGTACCAGCTCAAGCTTGACGATGCGCTGGCGGCCCAGGGCGTGACCCGCCATGTCTGCATCGCGGTGGACAGCCGTCGCCGCGCGCCGTTGCCCACCGACCTAGAACAGTGGTTGGCTCGCTGGGGCGCAGCACGCTCTCAACCTGGTGAGCAGCCGTGA